A stretch of Lactiplantibacillus brownii DNA encodes these proteins:
- the recX gene encoding recombination regulator RecX yields MTKKITKIMAQKRSGRYNVYLDDKYAFPISESVMIKFRVFKGMEVDEALAAEMVAADDISKAYTRALDYLSHQLRTEKEVHDKLRDEEIDEPVITATMQHLRELNLLSDEQYAAAYVRTAKRTSDKGPRVIRQKLRQKGVGEQLIDDALAGQFTADDRLENATDAAKKLAKRYHNQAFKTMQQKIRQGLMTKGFDSEIITAAIADLALEPDIDEQWDALVSQGEKLWRRNRKYAFSERCQRTKRNLYQKGFLMDDINRFIDEQVADD; encoded by the coding sequence ATGACAAAAAAGATTACCAAAATTATGGCGCAAAAACGTTCTGGGCGTTACAACGTCTATTTAGATGATAAGTATGCGTTTCCGATTAGTGAGTCGGTGATGATCAAGTTTCGCGTGTTCAAGGGAATGGAAGTCGATGAGGCACTCGCTGCGGAAATGGTAGCGGCCGATGACATTTCCAAAGCGTACACCCGAGCTTTGGATTATCTATCCCATCAATTGCGCACGGAAAAGGAAGTTCATGATAAACTTCGTGATGAAGAAATCGATGAACCGGTGATTACCGCGACCATGCAGCATCTACGTGAGCTGAATTTACTCAGTGATGAACAGTACGCTGCGGCCTATGTCCGGACGGCTAAACGAACCTCGGATAAAGGCCCCCGGGTGATCCGACAAAAATTACGCCAAAAGGGTGTCGGTGAGCAACTGATCGATGACGCTTTGGCCGGGCAATTTACAGCTGATGACCGGCTTGAGAATGCGACGGATGCCGCTAAAAAATTGGCAAAACGCTACCATAATCAAGCTTTTAAAACGATGCAACAAAAGATCCGCCAAGGGCTGATGACCAAAGGCTTTGATAGCGAAATCATTACCGCGGCAATCGCTGATTTGGCGTTAGAACCGGATATCGATGAACAATGGGACGCACTTGTTAGCCAAGGTGAAAAGCTATGGCGCCGCAACCGTAAGTATGCTTTCTCGGAACGTTGCCAGCGCACTAAGCGCAATCTTTATCAAAAGGGCTTTCTAATGGATGATATTAATCGATTTATTGACGAACAGGTTGCGGATGACTGA